Proteins co-encoded in one Arachis hypogaea cultivar Tifrunner chromosome 11, arahy.Tifrunner.gnm2.J5K5, whole genome shotgun sequence genomic window:
- the LOC112720815 gene encoding vesicle-associated protein 1-2 isoform X1, with protein MSNGELFSIEPLELRFPFELKKQISCALQLFNKTDSYVAFKVKTTNPKKYCVRPNTGIVLPRSTCDIMVAMQAQKEAPPDMQCKDKFLLQSVKTFDGASTKDINSEMFNKEAGHLVEECKLRVVYVSPPQPPSPVPEGSEEGSSPRGSVSENGNVSSVDFTQASRGFTERSDTQYKYAEARALITRLTEEKSNAIQQNNECHQEPDLLKREGNKNRSGVSFVIIVLIGLLGIIMGYLMRKI; from the exons ATGAGCAACGGGGAGCTTTTTAGCATCGAACCTCTCGAGCTCAGGTTCCCCT TTGAGTTGAAGAAGCAGATCTCGTGCGCTCTCCAATTGTTCAATAAGACCGATAGCTATGTAGCTTTCAAG GTGAAAACAACTAATCCGAAGAAGTATTGTGTTCGTCCAAACACAGGAATTGTCTTGCCACGATCAACATGTGATATCATGG TTGCCATGCAGGCGCAAAAGGAAGCGCCACCTGATATGCAATGCAAGGATAAATTTCTTCTTCAGAGTGTGAAAACTTTTGACGGTGCTTCTACAAAAGATATCAATTCAGAAATG TTCAACAAGGAGGCAGGGCATTTGGTTGAGGAGTGTAAATTGAGAGTGGTGTATGTTTCTCCACCTCAACCACCATCTCCAGTCCCAGAAGGTTCTGAGGAAGGGTCATCGCCTAGAGGTTCTGTTTCAGAAAATGGGAATGTCAGTAGTGTTGACTTCACACAA GCATCAAGAGGATTTACTGAAAGATCCGATACTCAATACAAATATGCAGag GCAAGGGCTCTTATCACAAGATTGACTGAAGAAAAAAGTAATGCAATTCAACAGAACAACGAGTGCCATCAGGAACCG GATCTTCTGAAGCGTGAAGGCAATAAAAATCGCAGTGGAGTCTCCTTTGTCATTATTGTATTAATTGGCTTGCTTGGCATTATTATGGGGTATCTCATGAGGAAGATCTAA
- the LOC112720815 gene encoding vesicle-associated protein 1-2 isoform X2, giving the protein MSNGELFSIEPLELRFPFELKKQISCALQLFNKTDSYVAFKVKTTNPKKYCVRPNTGIVLPRSTCDIMVAMQAQKEAPPDMQCKDKFLLQSVKTFDGASTKDINSEMFNKEAGHLVEECKLRVVYVSPPQPPSPVPEGSEEGSSPRGSVSENGNVSSVDFTQASRGFTERSDTQYKYAEARALITRLTEEKSNAIQQNNECHQEPMDSILEVENIGECQV; this is encoded by the exons ATGAGCAACGGGGAGCTTTTTAGCATCGAACCTCTCGAGCTCAGGTTCCCCT TTGAGTTGAAGAAGCAGATCTCGTGCGCTCTCCAATTGTTCAATAAGACCGATAGCTATGTAGCTTTCAAG GTGAAAACAACTAATCCGAAGAAGTATTGTGTTCGTCCAAACACAGGAATTGTCTTGCCACGATCAACATGTGATATCATGG TTGCCATGCAGGCGCAAAAGGAAGCGCCACCTGATATGCAATGCAAGGATAAATTTCTTCTTCAGAGTGTGAAAACTTTTGACGGTGCTTCTACAAAAGATATCAATTCAGAAATG TTCAACAAGGAGGCAGGGCATTTGGTTGAGGAGTGTAAATTGAGAGTGGTGTATGTTTCTCCACCTCAACCACCATCTCCAGTCCCAGAAGGTTCTGAGGAAGGGTCATCGCCTAGAGGTTCTGTTTCAGAAAATGGGAATGTCAGTAGTGTTGACTTCACACAA GCATCAAGAGGATTTACTGAAAGATCCGATACTCAATACAAATATGCAGag GCAAGGGCTCTTATCACAAGATTGACTGAAGAAAAAAGTAATGCAATTCAACAGAACAACGAGTGCCATCAGGAACCG ATGGATAGCATTCTGGAAGTAGAAAACATTGGGGAATGTCAGGTATGA
- the LOC112720816 gene encoding uncharacterized protein: MGGHGGLNILPQKRWNVYNYENREKVRRDEEQAARDEQIKRDEVRKRDAEFRLERLRTAKGLAPLVKAKAEEEEEEEEEKEEEEEEEPESKNSGDNRHINLFEGIKIFDPVRGTEKRKELLGEREGWKKEKRMKKEEGKSSGVAVGPEDEKYRLGYGVAGKGVKMPWYLEKRNGDDEKGGGDDSDGKVKNENKKKKNGRKTLEELREERLKREKHEKERERALIGEKGRSRSSHSERRSDRDVYGNKKFNRR, encoded by the exons ATGGGAGGCCATGGCGGCCTCAACATTCTCCCGCAGAAGCGGTGGAACGTCTACAACTACGAGAACAGGGAAAAGGTCCGCCGCGACGAGGAGCAAGCCGCCAGAGACGAGCAGATCAAGCGCGACGAGGTCAGAAAGCGCGATGCCGAGTTCCGTCTCGAGCGCCTCCGCACCGCCAAGGGTTTGGCTCCTCTCGTTAAGGCCAAggcagaggaagaggaagaggaagaggaagagaaggaggaggaagaagaagaagaaccagaaTCGAAGAATTCGGGTGACAACAGACACATTAACTTGTTCGAGGGGATTAAGATTTTTGATCCTGTACGAGGAACCGAGAAGAGGAAGGAGTTGTTAGGGGAAAGGGAAGggtggaagaaggagaagaggatgaagaaagaagaagggaagTCCTCGGGGGTGGCGGTGGGTCCCGAGGATGAGAAGTATAGGTTAGGGTATGGGGTAGCAGGGAAGGGTGTGAAGATGCCTTGGTATCTTGAAAAGCGTAATGGCGACGATGAGAAGGGCGGTGGGGATGATAGTGATGGGAAAGTGAAGAatgagaacaagaagaagaagaatgggaggaaGACTTTGGAGGAGTTGAGGGAAGAGAGGTTGAAGAGGGAGAAGCACGAGAAGGAGCGGGAGAGGGCATTGATCGGGGAGAAGGGCCGCAGCAGAAGCAGCCATAGTGAGCGCCGCAGCGATAGAGATGTGTATGGGAACAAGAAGTTTAACAG GCGATAA
- the LOC112721334 gene encoding protein LYK5-like, with amino-acid sequence MAIKEMNLGASKEVNLLGRINHFNLIKLEGYCEKDGSFHLVFEYMENDPCYVHKAINTDNILLNKDLRAKIANFTLAKESDREVTSSCSYYTSHVVGTRGYMAPEYLDSGRVTSKMDVYAFGVVLLELITGKDSIIVQDDGSETMLSSIILNLIDKDDAEEKLGLFIDPSLVGNSQKVYAIQLVKLSLACLVEEPSRRPNMAEVVSSLLRIYTEIETRTSPCRINDSGSTERLNRIECDGEMKSEECDRE; translated from the exons ATGGCGATCAAGGAGATGAATTTGGGTGCCTCTAAGGAAGTGAATTTGTTAGGAAGGATCAATCACTTCAACCTGATAAAGCTGGAAGGTTACTGTGAAAAAGATGGATCCTTCCATCTTGTTTTTGAGTACATGGAAAATG ATCCTTGCTATGTTCACAAGGCCATAAACACTGACAATATATTGTTAAATAAAGATCTAAGGGCCAAGATAGCGAATTTCACTTTGGCTAAAGAATCAGATAGAGAAGTAACAAGCTCTTGTTCTTATTACACATCACATGTTGTGGGAACTAGGGGTTATATGGCTCCAGAGTATCTTGATTCAGGGAGAGTCACATCGAAGATGGACGTGTATGCGTTCGGAGTGGTGCTGTTGGAATTGATCACTGGCAAAGATTCTATTATTGTGCAGGATGATGGAAGTGAGACGATGCTTTCATCAATCATATTGAATCTCATTGACAAAGATGATGCAGAAGAGAAACTCGGTTTGTTCATTGATCCTAGTCTCGTGGGAAACAGTCAGAAggtctatgcaattcagctagtTAAGCTAAGCCTAGCATGCTTGGTTGAAGAACCTTCAAGGAGACCAAACATGGCAGAAGTGGTCTCGAGTTTGCTTAGAATATATACAGAAATTGAGACAAGAACGTCACCCTGCCGCATCAATGACAGTGGAAGCACGGAGAGGTTAAATCGTATAGAGTGTGACGGAGAAATGAAGAGTGAAGAGTGTGACAGAGAGTAG